One window of Triticum dicoccoides isolate Atlit2015 ecotype Zavitan chromosome 5A, WEW_v2.0, whole genome shotgun sequence genomic DNA carries:
- the LOC119297565 gene encoding transcription factor RADIALIS-like, which translates to MSSGSRSASRGDANPEWSKKENKLFEDALAYYGEGTPDRWLKVSRAMGGTKTADEVRRHYEILDDDIKLIESGRVPFPKYNTQGQGAWN; encoded by the coding sequence ATGTCTTCTGGGTCGAGGAGCGCATCCCGCGGCGACGCCAACCCGGAGTGGAGCAAGAAGGAGAACAAGCTGTTCGAGGATGCACTCGCCTACTACGGCGAGGGCACGCCCGACCGTTGGCTCAAGGTGTCCCGCGCCATGGGCGGTACCAAGACGGCTGACGAGGTGCGCCGCCACTACGAGATCCTTGACGACGACATCAAGCTGATCGAGTCCGGCAGGGTCCCTTTCCCCAAGTACAACACCCAGGGCCAGGGGGCTTGGAACTGA